A window of the Cystobacter fuscus genome harbors these coding sequences:
- a CDS encoding PLP-dependent aminotransferase family protein has product MLAASHTNAPPPFPLSQRMSRMKASAVREILKVAERPDVLSFAGGLPAPELFPVEAIAQAHAESFAEEGRAALQYSTTEGYGPLREWICAHLGERGLRVGVDQVLITNGSQQGIELVAKVMLDPGDLVVVENPSYLAALQTFSGYEASYAVVGSDDDGMRVEELERLVTSRKPKLIYLVPNFQNPKGTTLSLERRRALVRFAQRHRILILEDNPYGELRFRGEHLPSLASLDDEGVVVSLGSFSKTLAPGLRIGWMVGPRDILRAVTVVKQAADLHTATVAQRATARLLTRFDFNAHLEHLRVIYGERCMAMLASLERHMPAGTRWTQPDGGMFVWAELPRGMSAEALFPLALEKRVAFVPGAPFYAAEPRHEFMRLNFSNRPPELLEEGMRRLGAVIASQQQ; this is encoded by the coding sequence ATGCTCGCCGCCTCCCACACCAACGCTCCTCCGCCGTTCCCGCTCTCCCAGCGCATGTCGCGCATGAAGGCCTCCGCGGTCCGGGAGATCCTCAAGGTGGCCGAGCGTCCGGACGTGCTCTCCTTCGCGGGCGGCCTGCCAGCGCCCGAGCTCTTCCCGGTGGAGGCCATCGCCCAGGCCCACGCGGAGTCCTTCGCCGAGGAGGGCCGCGCCGCGCTGCAGTACAGCACCACGGAGGGCTACGGCCCGCTGCGCGAGTGGATCTGCGCGCACCTGGGCGAGCGCGGTCTGCGCGTGGGGGTGGATCAGGTGCTCATCACCAACGGCTCGCAGCAGGGCATCGAGCTGGTGGCCAAGGTGATGCTCGATCCGGGAGACCTGGTGGTGGTGGAGAACCCCAGCTACCTCGCCGCGCTGCAGACGTTCAGCGGCTACGAGGCCTCCTACGCCGTCGTGGGCAGCGACGATGACGGCATGCGGGTGGAGGAGCTCGAGCGCCTGGTCACCTCGCGCAAGCCCAAGCTCATCTACCTGGTGCCCAACTTCCAGAATCCCAAGGGCACCACGCTGTCGCTGGAGCGCCGGCGCGCGCTCGTGCGCTTCGCCCAGCGCCACCGCATCCTCATCCTCGAGGACAACCCCTACGGCGAGCTGCGCTTCCGGGGCGAGCACCTGCCGTCGCTGGCCTCGCTCGACGACGAGGGCGTGGTGGTCAGCCTCGGCTCGTTCTCCAAGACCCTGGCGCCCGGGTTGCGCATCGGGTGGATGGTGGGACCGCGGGACATCCTCCGGGCGGTCACCGTGGTGAAGCAGGCGGCGGATCTGCACACCGCCACGGTGGCGCAGCGGGCCACGGCGCGGCTGCTCACGCGCTTCGACTTCAATGCCCACCTGGAGCACCTGCGCGTCATCTACGGCGAGCGCTGCATGGCCATGCTCGCGTCGCTGGAGCGGCACATGCCCGCGGGTACCCGGTGGACGCAGCCGGACGGTGGCATGTTCGTGTGGGCGGAGCTGCCGCGCGGCATGAGCGCGGAGGCGCTCTTCCCCCTGGCGCTGGAGAAGCGCGTGGCCTTCGTGCCGGGCGCGC